From Acidimicrobiales bacterium, one genomic window encodes:
- a CDS encoding universal stress protein → MSDLRELGERGRGVLRVYLGTAVGVGKTYAMLDEGWRRAQAGEDVVVGYWERHGRPETKAQHGGLELAPPRIVTYRDTTFEELDVAAVIARHPDVALVDELAHTNVADRRPRWQEVEDLLSAGIDVITTVNVANLDSAREYAAEVTGSGTVECVPDELVRSAQVELVDLPPDVLRQRVAAGHVYSAAQVGGALAHYFRAENLAALSQLARSWMAGTLDEEGPAIVARYTYASPRPVVIAGLSSADSAEPVIRRGAELAESADADLLVVHVADGAARGSAHVPSEHRELAQSLGGSFVEVHREDIADALAATAAEHGATAVVVARHRSRWVEMLRGSTSRRLRRRLPDVTIEVVEQA, encoded by the coding sequence GTGAGCGATCTGCGGGAGCTGGGAGAGCGCGGCCGCGGCGTCCTGCGCGTCTATCTGGGAACCGCCGTCGGCGTCGGCAAGACGTACGCCATGCTCGACGAGGGGTGGCGCCGGGCCCAGGCCGGAGAGGACGTGGTCGTGGGCTACTGGGAGCGCCATGGTCGTCCCGAGACCAAGGCCCAGCACGGAGGCCTGGAGCTCGCGCCCCCTCGGATTGTCACTTACAGGGACACCACCTTCGAGGAGCTCGACGTGGCCGCCGTGATCGCCCGCCACCCGGATGTGGCCCTGGTCGACGAGCTGGCCCACACCAACGTGGCCGATCGTCGCCCTCGCTGGCAGGAGGTTGAAGATCTGCTCAGCGCCGGCATCGACGTGATCACGACGGTAAATGTGGCGAACTTGGACTCGGCGCGTGAATACGCCGCTGAGGTAACGGGCTCGGGAACCGTGGAATGCGTGCCCGACGAGCTGGTCCGTAGCGCCCAGGTCGAGCTGGTCGATCTTCCTCCAGACGTCCTTCGCCAGCGGGTGGCGGCAGGACACGTCTATTCGGCGGCCCAGGTGGGTGGTGCGCTGGCCCATTACTTTCGAGCTGAGAATCTGGCTGCGCTCAGCCAGCTGGCCCGGTCGTGGATGGCGGGCACGCTCGACGAGGAGGGCCCCGCCATCGTGGCCCGCTACACATACGCTTCCCCCAGGCCAGTGGTGATCGCCGGCCTGTCGAGCGCCGACTCCGCCGAGCCGGTTATCCGGCGAGGCGCGGAGCTGGCGGAGTCAGCCGATGCCGACCTGTTGGTGGTCCACGTCGCCGACGGAGCCGCTCGAGGGTCGGCGCACGTCCCCTCCGAGCACCGTGAGCTGGCCCAGTCCCTGGGCGGGAGCTTTGTCGAGGTCCACCGAGAGGACATAGCTGACGCCCTGGCGGCCACCGCAGCGGAACACGGCGCCACGGCTGTGGTCGTCGCCCGGCACCGCTCTCGCTGGGTGGAGATGCTCAGGGGGTCTACCTCTCGCCGCCTGCGACGTCGGCTCCCCGACGTGACCATCGAGGTGGTAGAGCAGGCTTGA